In Gemmatimonadota bacterium, a single window of DNA contains:
- a CDS encoding M28 family peptidase has protein sequence MRTSLVVAMLVGLAACAGKEEPATTTLAPGPFDGEVAMGYVREQLALGARVPGTAEHRAGGDWIVRMMRARADTVIEQQWEHRTANGTVLPLRNIFARFRPEATERVLYVTHWDSRPRSESASDTARRRLPVPGANDGASGTAMLVALGDLLKATPPRIGVDFLFVDGEDYGEFGPPEVDVLLGSRYFAEHLLVPNYQPLFGVLWDMVGDRDLRIDQESNSLRQAPEVVTLVWETARALGYGKTFVNVEGLAITDDHIPLLERGLRVIDVIDLEYPWHHTPDDTIDKVSAGSLKIVGDVAWALLQR, from the coding sequence GTGAGGACCTCCCTTGTCGTCGCCATGCTCGTCGGGCTCGCCGCGTGCGCAGGAAAGGAGGAGCCCGCGACCACCACGCTCGCCCCAGGGCCGTTCGATGGCGAGGTGGCGATGGGCTACGTGCGCGAACAGCTCGCCCTCGGCGCGCGCGTCCCGGGAACCGCGGAGCATCGCGCCGGGGGCGACTGGATCGTGCGCATGATGCGCGCGCGTGCCGACACCGTCATCGAGCAGCAGTGGGAACACCGCACCGCAAACGGCACGGTCCTCCCGCTGCGCAACATCTTCGCCCGTTTTCGCCCCGAGGCCACCGAGCGCGTGCTCTACGTGACGCACTGGGACTCGCGCCCCAGGTCCGAGAGTGCCAGCGACACGGCGCGGCGGCGCCTCCCGGTTCCCGGGGCCAACGATGGGGCGAGCGGGACGGCCATGTTGGTGGCGTTAGGCGACCTGCTCAAGGCGACGCCGCCGCGCATCGGGGTCGACTTCCTCTTTGTCGACGGGGAAGACTACGGCGAGTTTGGGCCACCGGAGGTCGACGTCCTGCTCGGCTCGCGCTACTTCGCCGAGCACCTGTTGGTCCCCAACTATCAGCCCCTGTTCGGCGTGCTGTGGGACATGGTGGGCGATCGGGACCTCAGGATCGACCAGGAGTCCAACTCGCTGCGGCAGGCGCCGGAAGTGGTCACGCTCGTCTGGGAGACGGCGCGCGCCCTCGGCTACGGGAAGACCTTCGTCAATGTCGAGGGGCTGGCCATCACCGACGATCACATCCCGCTCCTCGAGCGCGGGCTCCGCGTGATCGACGTCATCGACCTCGAGTACCCCTGGCACCACACCCCGGACGACACCATCGACAAGGTCTCGGCGGGATCGCTCAAGATCGTGGGCGACGTGGCGTGGGCGTTGTTGCAGCGGTGA
- a CDS encoding helix-hairpin-helix domain-containing protein — translation MSNASANRAPLLLALVILLGVGGRWLRGEQAPPGDTPLARVALDSQLAQVERAGGPGGAGRGRGRQKGAGPAVPRRRAKGGNGGNPSAGTGGAARRPAQSDSSLPRAIRSERTPIGAVSPGFLARREAELAAEESKGRAGRARREGGGGSGGEGGSRRARRPSSAPLAGDGRAAELVDLETASAREIERLPRIGPALARRIVEDRAAHGPFGSLEGLQRVRGVGPGVARQLQGHVTFGPTGRP, via the coding sequence ATGTCCAACGCCTCCGCCAATCGTGCGCCGCTCCTCCTGGCGCTGGTCATCCTGCTCGGGGTTGGGGGGCGCTGGCTGCGTGGGGAGCAGGCGCCGCCAGGCGACACCCCGCTCGCCCGGGTCGCCCTCGACTCGCAGCTCGCCCAGGTAGAGCGGGCGGGAGGGCCAGGCGGGGCGGGAAGGGGGCGGGGACGCCAGAAGGGGGCCGGACCAGCGGTGCCTCGGCGCCGGGCAAAGGGGGGCAACGGAGGCAACCCGTCGGCCGGGACCGGAGGGGCGGCGCGGCGGCCGGCGCAGTCCGATTCGTCCCTGCCTCGCGCCATTCGTTCGGAAAGGACCCCCATCGGGGCCGTCTCCCCGGGCTTCCTCGCTCGACGGGAGGCGGAGCTGGCCGCCGAGGAGTCGAAGGGGCGTGCCGGCAGGGCCAGGCGCGAGGGCGGCGGCGGGAGCGGGGGAGAGGGAGGCTCGCGGCGGGCGCGGCGCCCCTCGTCGGCCCCGCTCGCAGGCGACGGTCGGGCTGCCGAACTCGTGGATCTCGAGACGGCCTCCGCGCGGGAAATCGAGCGGTTGCCGCGGATCGGTCCGGCGCTCGCCCGCCGGATCGTCGAGGACCGCGCCGCGCACGGGCCGTTCGGCTCGCTCGAGGGGCTGCAGCGGGTGCGAGGGGTTGGCCCCGGCGTCGCTAGGCAACTGCAAGGGCACGTGACGTTTGGTCCTACAGGGCGTCCCTGA
- the tadA gene encoding Flp pilus assembly complex ATPase component TadA, translated as MPSLGYAEAPKTSPLSTRMAAPPAPQTERIPELLLREGYVTREQLERAVREGKSNNLGVTYNLIKTGAIDELELTKIIARVARMPAVDLSKFEVDTRIIKLVPADIATKHLVLPLKRDGRTLTVAIADPTNLGILEDLKFITRYDIFPVLAGEVTLRTVIEKQYDAGDSAMSTLLDDIAEMGDVEVVEEREEDVSAAALAAQVDDAPVVKLINAVLTDAVKRGASDIHFECFEHELRVRYRIDGALQEVMKPPLKLKAALISRFKIMAQLNIAERRVPQDGRIKLKMGNKVIDYRVSTLPTLFGEKVVLRILDKGNLTLDLEKFGIEPRAERELMEAVSNPYGMVLVTGPTGSGKTTTLYSALSKVNNIDVNIMTAEDPVEYNLFGINQVQVRTEIGMTFAAALKAFLRQDPNIIMVGEVRDLETGGIAIKAALTGHLVLSTLHTNSAPETVTRLLDMGLEPFNVASALNLVLAQRLVRRICSRCRHKYIPDEVELGGAKVKAETTFRELRFTTEALENAKSRALPDALPHLANLSLDSCIGDIPFFKGRGCDDCNGTGLKGRQGLYEVMFMTPHLRKLILMNVGAQEIRDAAIEEGMLTLRMDGWLKVLKGITTLEQVIRETAV; from the coding sequence ATGCCAAGCCTTGGCTACGCTGAGGCGCCGAAGACCTCGCCGCTTTCTACCCGAATGGCCGCGCCTCCCGCCCCGCAGACCGAACGAATCCCCGAGCTCCTCCTGCGCGAAGGTTACGTCACGCGTGAGCAGCTCGAACGCGCCGTTCGCGAGGGAAAGTCGAACAACCTTGGGGTCACGTACAACCTCATCAAGACCGGGGCGATCGACGAGCTCGAGCTGACGAAGATCATCGCTCGGGTTGCGCGCATGCCGGCGGTCGACCTCTCGAAGTTCGAGGTCGACACCCGCATCATCAAGCTCGTCCCCGCCGACATCGCCACCAAGCACCTCGTCCTCCCGCTCAAGCGCGACGGACGCACGCTGACGGTGGCCATCGCCGATCCCACCAACCTCGGGATCCTCGAAGACCTCAAGTTCATCACCCGCTACGACATCTTCCCCGTCCTGGCGGGTGAAGTCACGTTGCGGACCGTCATCGAGAAGCAGTACGACGCCGGCGACTCCGCCATGTCGACGCTGCTCGACGACATCGCCGAGATGGGCGACGTCGAGGTGGTGGAGGAGCGGGAAGAAGACGTCTCGGCCGCCGCACTCGCGGCGCAGGTCGACGACGCTCCGGTCGTCAAGCTGATCAACGCCGTCCTCACCGACGCGGTCAAGCGCGGCGCCTCCGACATTCACTTCGAGTGCTTCGAGCACGAACTGCGCGTGCGCTACCGCATCGACGGTGCGCTGCAGGAAGTGATGAAGCCGCCGCTCAAGCTCAAGGCCGCCCTGATCTCGCGCTTCAAGATCATGGCGCAGCTCAACATCGCCGAGCGACGCGTCCCGCAGGACGGGCGCATCAAGCTCAAGATGGGGAACAAGGTCATCGACTATCGCGTCTCGACCCTCCCCACGCTGTTCGGCGAAAAGGTCGTGCTCCGAATCCTCGACAAGGGGAACCTGACGCTCGACCTGGAGAAGTTCGGCATCGAACCGCGCGCCGAGCGCGAACTGATGGAGGCGGTGTCCAATCCGTACGGCATGGTGCTCGTCACCGGCCCGACCGGGTCGGGCAAGACGACGACGTTGTATTCGGCCTTGTCAAAGGTCAACAACATCGACGTCAACATCATGACCGCCGAAGATCCCGTCGAGTACAACCTGTTCGGGATCAACCAGGTGCAGGTGCGCACCGAGATCGGGATGACCTTCGCCGCGGCGCTGAAGGCCTTCCTGCGCCAGGACCCGAACATCATCATGGTCGGCGAGGTGCGAGACCTCGAGACCGGCGGCATCGCCATCAAGGCGGCGCTCACCGGTCACTTGGTGCTCTCGACCTTGCACACCAACTCGGCCCCTGAGACGGTCACCCGTCTGCTCGACATGGGGCTCGAGCCCTTCAACGTGGCGTCGGCGCTCAACCTGGTGCTGGCGCAGCGACTTGTGCGGCGCATCTGCTCGCGCTGCCGGCACAAGTACATCCCCGACGAGGTCGAACTCGGCGGTGCCAAGGTCAAGGCGGAGACGACGTTTCGCGAGCTTCGCTTCACGACCGAAGCGCTGGAGAATGCGAAGTCGCGTGCCCTCCCCGACGCGCTGCCGCACCTGGCCAACCTCTCGCTCGACTCGTGCATCGGCGACATCCCGTTCTTCAAGGGGCGCGGCTGCGACGATTGCAACGGGACGGGGCTCAAGGGGCGGCAAGGTCTCTACGAGGTCATGTTCATGACCCCGCACCTGCGCAAGCTGATCCTGATGAACGTCGGCGCCCAGGAAATCCGCGACGCCGCCATCGAGGAAGGGATGCTGACGCTGCGCATGGACGGGTGGCTCAAGGTGCTGAAGGGGATCACGACGTTGGAACAGGTCATTCGCGAGACGGCCGTGTAA
- a CDS encoding type IV pilus twitching motility protein PilT → MTRPAAPPNVNLRALLEEMIEREASDLHVTAGERAKLRVDGDIVNSNVEYVLSPKDTLQLAYSVLTENQKKRFEMEDELDFSFGIQNLARFRGNCFKQRGCVSMVIRQIPFTIKTFADLGLPPVIARMSDKPRGLVLVTGPTGSGKSTTLAAMIDKINRERKGHIITVEDPIEFIHRHQGCIVNQREVGTDTKTFANALKYALREDPDVILVGEMRDLETIQAALTIAETGHLVFATLHTNSAAEAINRIIDVFPSHQQSQVRAQLAFVLEGIVTQTLLPRARGRGRVMAAEILVITPAIRALIRDDKVHQIYSLMQSGKKFGMQTLNDALYQLYVAREVTEDECLRTSSDPNEFLRMIGRSPLDDDSSDSKNGRLAGAGTRSSPSARDEGSTSRFPVFSSSRLPVEYNACIYVHRARRQRRTEDRDDRCTVA, encoded by the coding sequence ATGACGCGTCCCGCCGCACCACCCAACGTGAACCTCCGCGCCCTGCTCGAAGAGATGATCGAGCGGGAAGCGTCGGACTTGCACGTCACGGCGGGAGAGCGCGCCAAGCTCCGCGTCGACGGTGACATCGTCAATTCCAACGTGGAGTACGTCCTCTCCCCCAAGGACACGCTGCAGCTGGCCTACTCGGTCCTCACCGAGAACCAGAAGAAGCGCTTCGAGATGGAGGATGAGCTCGACTTCTCGTTCGGCATCCAGAACCTGGCGCGCTTCCGCGGCAACTGCTTCAAGCAGCGCGGCTGTGTGTCGATGGTGATCCGGCAGATTCCGTTCACCATCAAGACGTTTGCGGACCTTGGGCTCCCTCCGGTGATCGCGCGCATGAGCGACAAGCCGCGCGGGCTCGTGCTCGTCACCGGCCCCACCGGGTCGGGCAAGTCGACGACGCTGGCGGCGATGATCGACAAGATCAATCGCGAGCGAAAGGGGCACATCATCACGGTGGAAGACCCCATCGAGTTCATCCACCGGCACCAGGGGTGCATCGTCAACCAGCGCGAGGTCGGGACCGACACCAAGACCTTCGCGAACGCCTTGAAGTACGCCCTGCGCGAGGATCCCGATGTGATCCTCGTCGGCGAAATGCGCGACCTGGAGACCATCCAGGCGGCGCTGACCATCGCCGAAACCGGGCACCTCGTCTTCGCCACGTTGCACACCAACTCGGCGGCCGAGGCGATCAATCGTATTATTGACGTGTTCCCGAGTCACCAGCAGTCGCAGGTGCGCGCACAGCTCGCCTTCGTGCTGGAGGGGATCGTGACGCAGACGCTGCTGCCGCGGGCCCGCGGGCGTGGTCGTGTGATGGCGGCGGAGATCCTCGTGATCACCCCGGCCATTCGCGCGCTCATCCGCGACGACAAGGTGCACCAGATCTATTCGTTGATGCAGTCGGGGAAGAAGTTCGGCATGCAGACGCTGAACGACGCCCTGTACCAGTTGTACGTGGCGCGCGAGGTGACCGAGGACGAGTGCCTCCGCACCTCGAGCGACCCCAACGAGTTCCTGCGCATGATCGGCCGCTCGCCGCTGGACGACGATTCGTCGGACAGCAAGAACGGGCGGTTGGCCGGGGCTGGCACGCGCTCATCACCGAGTGCCCGAGATGAAGGGTCTACATCTCGTTTTCCCGTCTTCTCGTCCTCTCGTCTTCCCGTAGAGTACAATGCCTGCATTTACGTACACCGCGCGCGCCGCCAACGGCGAACTGAAGACCGCGACGATCGATGCACCGTCGCGTGA
- a CDS encoding type II secretion system F family protein, with translation MPAFTYTARAANGELKTATIDAPSREDVVAQLRRQRLSVVKVDEDAKPKKAKGSVKMRDIVIFTRQFSTMINAGLPLVQALDILAKQSENKVLSEVTRAVVFDVESGHTVADALARHPNAFSELYVNMVAAGEAGGILDTILMRLATFMEKNDALVRKVKGAMIYPGVIMSVAGIAIIVLLIFVIPVFEEMFASVGLPLPLPTRVVIAMSQFLKAYWWLLGAGIFGLSVLGKRYYATPNGKLVIDRMMLRFPVLGDVLRKSAVSRFTRTLGTLISSGVSILDGLEITAKTAGNRVIQDAIMQSRASIAGGDTIAAPLQKSAVFPPMVISMIAVGEQTGGLDEMLSKIADFYDEEVDAAVGGLLALLEPIMIVFLGVVVGGMVVAMYLPIFDMINACRVAGGEGEFFFLLPPSSHR, from the coding sequence ATGCCTGCATTTACGTACACCGCGCGCGCCGCCAACGGCGAACTGAAGACCGCGACGATCGATGCACCGTCGCGTGAGGACGTCGTCGCGCAGCTCCGCCGGCAGCGCCTGTCGGTGGTCAAGGTCGACGAGGACGCGAAGCCCAAGAAGGCCAAGGGCTCCGTGAAGATGCGCGACATCGTCATCTTCACGCGGCAGTTCTCGACGATGATCAACGCCGGCTTGCCGCTCGTGCAGGCGCTGGACATCCTGGCCAAGCAGTCCGAGAACAAGGTGCTCTCCGAGGTCACGCGCGCGGTCGTCTTCGACGTCGAGTCGGGGCACACCGTCGCCGATGCGCTGGCGCGGCACCCGAATGCGTTCAGCGAACTCTATGTGAACATGGTCGCGGCCGGTGAGGCGGGTGGTATTCTCGATACCATCCTGATGCGCCTGGCGACGTTCATGGAAAAGAACGACGCCCTCGTGCGCAAGGTGAAGGGGGCGATGATCTACCCGGGCGTCATCATGAGCGTGGCCGGCATCGCGATCATCGTCCTCCTGATCTTCGTCATCCCGGTGTTCGAGGAGATGTTCGCCTCGGTTGGCCTGCCGCTCCCGCTCCCCACGCGCGTCGTCATCGCGATGTCGCAGTTCCTGAAGGCGTACTGGTGGCTGCTGGGCGCCGGCATCTTCGGGTTGAGCGTGCTGGGCAAGCGGTACTATGCGACGCCGAACGGCAAGCTGGTGATCGACCGGATGATGCTGCGCTTCCCCGTGTTGGGCGACGTGCTGCGCAAGTCGGCGGTGTCGCGCTTCACCCGCACGCTCGGCACGCTCATCTCGTCGGGCGTCAGCATCCTCGACGGCCTCGAGATCACCGCCAAGACCGCGGGCAACCGCGTGATCCAGGACGCCATCATGCAGTCGCGCGCCTCGATCGCCGGCGGCGACACGATCGCGGCGCCGCTCCAGAAGTCGGCCGTCTTCCCCCCGATGGTCATCTCGATGATCGCGGTCGGTGAGCAGACGGGCGGCCTGGACGAGATGCTGAGCAAGATCGCCGACTTCTACGATGAGGAAGTGGACGCGGCGGTGGGCGGGTTGCTGGCGCTGCTCGAGCCGATCATGATCGTCTTCCTGGGTGTGGTCGTCGGCGGCATGGTGGTCGCGATGTACCTGCCGATCTTCGACATGATCAACGCGTGCAGGGTGGCGGGAGGGGAGGGGGAATTTTTTTTTTTGCTCCCGCCCTCCTCCCACAGGTAA